The DNA segment GTCAACCTCTGGCGAGAGCTTGACCGGCTTGGCATGCACCTGGAGGATCTTCTCCCGACCCCTGATATCGGGGCGATCGAGGGCTATGTGTCGGTCGAAACGCCCGGGGCGGAGCAAGGCTGGATCGAGGATCTCCGGGCGGTTCGTCGCGGCCAGGATGATCACGCCCTTGTTCGTGTCGAAGCCGTCCATCTCCACCAGCAGTTGGTTGAGGGTCTGCTCGCGTTCATCGTGTCCGCCCATCGGATTGAGCCCGCGAGCCTTTCCGAGAGCATCCAGCTCATCGATAAAGATGATGCAGGGGGCCTTTTCTTGAGCCTGGGCAAAGAGGTCCCGCACCCGAGCCGCCCCGACCCCCACGAACATCTCGACGAATTCCGACCCACTCATGCTAAAGAATGGGACCCCTGCCTCCCCGGCCACCGCCTTGGCCAGCAGCGTCTTCCCGGTCCCTGGGGCCCCGACGATCAGGGCCCCTTTGGGGATCTTCCCCCCAAGCCGACGGTACCGCTCGGGCGTCTTCAGGAATTCGACAATCTCCATCAGCTCAGTACGCGCCTCGTCGATCCCCGCCACATCTGCGAAGGTCACGCCAGTCTCTTTCTCCATGTACACTTTAGCCTTGCTCTTCCCAATCGCCATCAGACCGCTCGCCGGTCCTCCGACCCGCTTCATGAGAAACGCCCACACACCAACAAAGATCAGAGCAGGGAGTACCCAGGAGAGCAGGGTGATAAACCATGTGCTCTCCACCTCGCCAGCGAAACGCACCTTCGAAGCCTCCAGCTCCTGGATCAGGGTCGGATCGCTGACCCGGATGGTCACGAATCGATGCTCCCCATCGGCTAACCGTTGAATCTCCTCCACCTTCTCTTTGGAGAGGAGCCCCTCGAGCCCCTCCCGCTTTAGCCGCCCGGAGATGATACGCTCACCGAGGGACAGGTCTTCCACCTTGCTGGCTTTCAGGAGTACCTTGAAATCGCTGTACAAGAGGGTCTCAGTGTGGCGGGCTATCAGGAACTCGTGAATCCCCAGCACAAGCCAAAAGGCGGCTATGAAGTACCAGAGAGCAAACTGCCGTTGCTTCTTTTCCATCGCGCTCACTCCTTAAGCCAAACCACTATTCCCCTTCGTTGAGTAGCCCCAGTGTGTCACAGCCCATGCCTACTTTTCAAGGGGATCAGTATAACCCCTACAATTTTCGGAAGAACCACACTGTTACCAAGGTCCCCAGAACGGACGGTTTTGTCTTGCCATGAGCCTATCCTGCAAACCCCTTGTTGTGCTTCGACTGGCTCAGCACGAACGGGAAAGCGTCAATCTTTTTAATGTCCATTCCGTTCGCCCTGAGCATGTCGAAGGGTGAACGGGGGTTTGCGGGACAGGCTCAATAGTGTCTGTCCCTATTTCCTATACAATCGCCAATATCTCGACAGAGGGATTCCGCTCATGGTTCGACAAGCTCACCACGAACGGAATCTAAAGGGGATTTATGACGCACTACGATAGCGAAGAGGAGAAGACTGGCAATCCTTGACCGACGAGAGCTTCTGATGCTGCGGGATCAGAGAGGCGTAGAGAGGTGGAGGCCAACGATCAGGCGCACAGATGATCTCTCAGGGGAACTGCTGGAGGAAGCGAAGGTCGTTGCCGTGGAAGAAGCGGATGTCGTCGATGCCGTACTTGAGCATGGCTACGCGCGCTGGCCCTAGACCGAACGCGAAGCCGGAGTAGCGTGCCGGGTCGTACCCAACGCGCGTCAGGACATTCGGATGCACCATCCCTGCGCCCAGGATCTCCAGCCACCCGCTCTCCTTGCACAGCCGGCAGCCCGCGCCCTTGCAGCGGAAACAATCGATCGACATATCGACGCCCGGCTCGACGAAGGGAAAATAGTCACACCGAAAGCGGATCTTCCGGTCTTTGCCAAACAGGCGCTGAACGAAGGTATACAATGTCCCCTTCAGATCGGCGAAGGTCACGCCCTCATCGACCGCCAGCCCTTCGATCTGATGAAACTGACTCTCGTGGCTGGCGTCCACCGCTTCGTACCGATAACAGGTCCCTGGCACCACCACGCGGATCGGTGGCTTGGTCTGTTCCATGATTCGGATCTGCATCGGTGAGGTGTGCGTTCTGAGCAGCATTGGTTTATCGACCGAGATGCTTGCCGGATCAATCCAGAAGGTGTCCCACATGTCCCGGGCCGGGTGATCCTCTGGAATGTTCAGGGCCTCGAAGTTATAGTAGTCCCACTCAACATCAGGCCCCTCGATGACGGCGAAACCCATCTCTACGAAGACTTGGCAGATCTCACGCATGATCTGCGTCAGGGGATGCAGGCGCCCCAACGTCGGACGCCGCCCTGGAAGGGTGATGTCGATCTGGTCTGTTGCCAGCACATCATCACTTGGGATCGATTCCAGGCTCGCCCGCTGGGCTGTAATGCTCGCTTCAATCGCTTGCTTAACCTGGTTGGCCAACAGACCGATCACTGGCCGCTCCTGAGGCGACAGCGTAACCAATTGCCGAAGGATCGCCGTCAATCTGGCCTTGCGGCCGAGAAAATGCACGCGCGCCCGTTCGAGCTGTGCCGCGTCTGCGCTCTGCTGAATCTGATCGAGAGCCGCCGCTCTTAGATCCTCCAGCTCCTGCCTCAGCGCCTCCACCTCTCCTCCATAACACAAAGCCCCGACACGGGGTCGGGGCATACCTCAGTCCACAACTATGCGATCCTTAGGCCCAATACTAATGAACCGGAGTATCGTCTTCTGTTCTGGCCAGTCATTCCGTGCTTGACACGCCTGCCCCGTACTGGATACGGGGCCTGCCCCGTACTTGATACGGGGAATCCAGTCGGGCCCTTCTGGATACCGGCTTCCGCCGGTATGACGAACTTGCGACAAGTCGCGGGGAACGAACCCACAGTAGATTTACTTGAGCCGTTGGTGATGAGCGGTTCGACAGGCTCAGGGCGAACGGTTGGGAGGGCCTAGGTGAACAGCATTGTCCTTAGGCCGCCACCTGCTCCCGCGCGACCTCCGCCAATTTGTTGAATGTCGATGGATCATGGATGGCGAGATCGGCCAAGGCCTTCCTATCGACAGCCACGCCGGCCTTTTTGAGACCACCCATCAGAACGCTGTACGACAGGCCACTCAGGCGCGCCGCCGCATTGATCCGTATGATCCACAGGCCGCGGAAGTCCCGCTTGCGAGCCTTGCGGTCGCGATAGGCGTACCGCCTCGCCCGATCGACCGCCTCCTGCGCGCTCCTGTAGGCCTTACTCCGCTTTCCCCAGAATCCCTCCGCTTCCTTGAGGACCCTGTTCCTACGTTGTCTTGTCTTAAAACCACCTTTTGCGCGTGGCATCCTATTCTCCCAACCTCCTCGATTAGCCCTGGCCCCCCGCCATTTACTTCCCCTGATAGGGGATCAGGCGCCGCATTCTGGCAGTATCCGCCTTAGATACCAGATCTGACTGCCGCAGAGTTCGTTTCCGCTTTCTCGATTTACCGGTCAGTAAGTGGCTCTTCGCCGCTTTGTGGCGTGCAATTTTGTTCGTTCCCGTTACCTTGAACCGTTTGGCCGCTCCTTTGAGGGTCTTGATCTTCGGCACCGTCGCTCCTCTCTATCAATGCTTGGGGGTGAGGATCATCACCATGTTCCGACCCTCCTGCCTGGGGCGTTGCTCGATCATGGCGGCCTCTTTGAGCGCCTCTGCGAAGCGGTCCAAGAGCACCTTCCCGCGATCGATATGAACCATTTCCCGTCCTCGGAACATCATGGTTATCTTGGCCTTATTCCCCTCCTTCAAGAAGCGCTCGGCGTGCTTGGCCTTAAACTGAAAATCGTGATCCTCGGTCTTGGGCCGGAGCTTGATCTCTTTGATCTGGACGACCGTCTGCTTCTTTCTTGCCTCCCGTACCTTCTTACTCTGCTCGTACCGATACTTCCCGTAGTTCATGATCCGGCAGACAGGCGGCTTAGCGTCCGGCGCCACTTCCACCAAGTCGAGCGAAAGTTTCAGGGCAGCATCGAGGGCTTCCTGAATCGGCAGGATGCCAAGTTGCGCCCCCTCTGCACTGATCACCCTCACCTCTTTGACCCGAATCCGATCATTCACCCGAACACTTCTACTGATGGACGTTCCCTCCTTCATGTTGAGCCAGCCCGGTAGTCTTCACGGCTGGCTTGAGTTCCTCTTGGATCGCGGCTACGAATCCTTCGATCGGCATGACGCCCATATCCAGTCCACCGCGCTTCCGCACCGAGACGGTGCCTAGTGTACTCTCTTTTTCTCCTACTACAAGGATATAGGGGATCTTCTGCACTTCGGCATCTCGAATCTTATAGCCAACCTTCTCATTCCGCACGTCTACTTCCGTGCGCACCCCTGTAGCTCTTAGCTGGTCGGATACCTGCTTGGCATACGGCTGGAAGCGATCTGCCACCGGTACCAGCCGGGCCTGCACTGGCGCAAGCCATGTTGGGAAGGCGCCTGCATGGTGCTCGATCAACACCCCAAAGAATCGCTCCAGCGATCCGAGAACCGCACGATGGACCATGAAGGGTCGATGCGGTCGGTTATCCTCCCCGACATAGGTGATGTCGAAACGTTCGGGTAAATTAAAGTCGAACTGAACTGTCGTACACTGCCACGAGCGGCCCAGCGCATCTTTTACCTTGAGATCGATCTTCGGCCCATAGAAGGCGCCGCCCCCTTCGTCGATCTGATACGAGAGCCCCGCCTGATCGGCTGCCTGGCGCAGCGCCTCGGTTGCGTCATTCCAGAGCTTCAGGTCCCCAATCGCCTTCTCCGGCCGGGTGGCAATGTAGGCGTCATACCGATCAAAGCCAAAGGCACCGAGGAACGCGACACTGAAATTGACGGCGCGAGCCACCTCATCCACCATCTGCGCCGGCGTGCAGAAGATGTGCGCGTCGTCTTGTGTAAACCCCCGAACGCGCAGGAGCCCATGCAACACGCCAACGCGCTCGAAGCGATAGACCGTTCCCAACTCAGCGAACCGCACCGGCAGCTCTCGGTAGCTCCTGACCTTGGACTGAAAGATCTTG comes from the Candidatus Methylomirabilis limnetica genome and includes:
- the ftsH gene encoding ATP-dependent zinc metalloprotease FtsH, with the translated sequence MEKKQRQFALWYFIAAFWLVLGIHEFLIARHTETLLYSDFKVLLKASKVEDLSLGERIISGRLKREGLEGLLSKEKVEEIQRLADGEHRFVTIRVSDPTLIQELEASKVRFAGEVESTWFITLLSWVLPALIFVGVWAFLMKRVGGPASGLMAIGKSKAKVYMEKETGVTFADVAGIDEARTELMEIVEFLKTPERYRRLGGKIPKGALIVGAPGTGKTLLAKAVAGEAGVPFFSMSGSEFVEMFVGVGAARVRDLFAQAQEKAPCIIFIDELDALGKARGLNPMGGHDEREQTLNQLLVEMDGFDTNKGVIILAATNRPEILDPALLRPGRFDRHIALDRPDIRGREKILQVHAKPVKLSPEVDLSVIAARTPGFVGADLANLVNEAALLAARKGKDAVEMADFDEAIDRIVGGLEKKTRVMNPAEKETVAYHEAGHALVAESRPRADRVSKISIIPRGVAALGYTQQLPTEDRYLLKRADLLDRLDVLLGGRVAEELVFGDVSTGAQDDLQRATDMARLMVTQYGMSEHLGLATFEEPRASAFLNISKPQGVREYSEQTAQAIDEEIRKLLDDAHTRVEQTLAARRGELDALGKLLLEKEVVDREALTQLLQPQKS
- the pheS gene encoding phenylalanine--tRNA ligase subunit alpha produces the protein MRQELEDLRAAALDQIQQSADAAQLERARVHFLGRKARLTAILRQLVTLSPQERPVIGLLANQVKQAIEASITAQRASLESIPSDDVLATDQIDITLPGRRPTLGRLHPLTQIMREICQVFVEMGFAVIEGPDVEWDYYNFEALNIPEDHPARDMWDTFWIDPASISVDKPMLLRTHTSPMQIRIMEQTKPPIRVVVPGTCYRYEAVDASHESQFHQIEGLAVDEGVTFADLKGTLYTFVQRLFGKDRKIRFRCDYFPFVEPGVDMSIDCFRCKGAGCRLCKESGWLEILGAGMVHPNVLTRVGYDPARYSGFAFGLGPARVAMLKYGIDDIRFFHGNDLRFLQQFP
- the rplT gene encoding 50S ribosomal protein L20, with protein sequence MPRAKGGFKTRQRRNRVLKEAEGFWGKRSKAYRSAQEAVDRARRYAYRDRKARKRDFRGLWIIRINAAARLSGLSYSVLMGGLKKAGVAVDRKALADLAIHDPSTFNKLAEVAREQVAA
- the rpmI gene encoding 50S ribosomal protein L35, giving the protein MPKIKTLKGAAKRFKVTGTNKIARHKAAKSHLLTGKSRKRKRTLRQSDLVSKADTARMRRLIPYQGK
- the infC gene encoding translation initiation factor IF-3 — protein: MNDRIRVKEVRVISAEGAQLGILPIQEALDAALKLSLDLVEVAPDAKPPVCRIMNYGKYRYEQSKKVREARKKQTVVQIKEIKLRPKTEDHDFQFKAKHAERFLKEGNKAKITMMFRGREMVHIDRGKVLLDRFAEALKEAAMIEQRPRQEGRNMVMILTPKH